A region of Methanocorpusculum labreanum Z DNA encodes the following proteins:
- a CDS encoding DUF2115 domain-containing protein, whose translation MGFWNREGTSLSGTLFSWDEFARVSRKGALLALLKEKGQLYSPEDLELMLNRYAKKLENVPKEYGDSLMQYARIQIVDGYHRMMTDELTPIHAAVLLPPSWKAFTADARRAASKGTPGDRLRSLKYLIAAYSVYIKDEPVHPVGMPFPGGFSVEQYDGEYYCPVRAVWNDIDDAFCKYCPAIQSRERDLLLSKAERDIVTKKEKLNNYFYNFKG comes from the coding sequence ATGGGATTTTGGAACCGGGAGGGGACGTCCCTTTCGGGAACTCTTTTTTCATGGGATGAGTTTGCCCGCGTGTCCCGCAAAGGTGCTCTTCTCGCTCTCCTCAAAGAGAAAGGTCAGCTGTATTCTCCCGAAGATCTGGAGCTGATGCTTAACCGGTATGCAAAAAAGCTGGAGAATGTTCCCAAAGAGTACGGGGATTCTCTCATGCAGTATGCCCGCATCCAGATCGTCGACGGATACCACCGGATGATGACCGACGAGCTTACGCCGATCCATGCTGCAGTTCTGCTTCCTCCCTCGTGGAAAGCATTTACGGCCGACGCACGGAGAGCTGCTTCGAAAGGAACGCCGGGAGACCGTCTGCGCTCCCTCAAATATCTGATCGCCGCTTATTCCGTTTACATCAAAGACGAACCGGTTCATCCGGTGGGTATGCCGTTTCCCGGCGGATTTTCCGTGGAACAGTACGACGGTGAGTATTACTGCCCGGTCCGCGCAGTCTGGAATGATATTGATGATGCCTTCTGCAAATACTGTCCTGCAATCCAAAGCAGGGAGCGCGATCTCCTTTTATCGAAAGCCGAGCGGGATATTGTGACGAAAAAAGAGAAACTCAATAATTATTTCTATAATTTCAAAGGATAA
- the yciH gene encoding stress response translation initiation inhibitor YciH, whose protein sequence is MNSGICPKCGLPKELCICEEVAKEQQRISVKVSKRRYGKEVTVVDGLDPYEIDLEDLSKFLKGRLACGGTVKENSIELQGNHRDRVKALLTSRGYSLENIN, encoded by the coding sequence ATGAACAGTGGCATCTGCCCGAAATGTGGTTTACCAAAGGAACTCTGTATTTGTGAAGAAGTCGCAAAAGAACAGCAGCGTATTAGCGTTAAAGTCAGCAAGAGACGGTACGGTAAAGAAGTGACCGTTGTCGATGGTCTCGATCCGTATGAGATCGATTTAGAGGATCTGTCCAAGTTTCTCAAAGGCCGGCTTGCATGCGGTGGCACCGTGAAGGAAAATTCTATTGAACTTCAGGGAAATCACCGTGACAGAGTAAAAGCTCTTCTGACGTCACGCGGGTACAGTCTCGAAAATATCAATTAA